A window of Sphingobacterium kitahiroshimense genomic DNA:
ATTTCATTGAGTGCTTCTGCATACATCAGTAGAACATCTGCGTACCTAATCACAATTCCATTAATTTGTGAAAGACCGGTTCCACCTATTGCATTGCTAAGGTTTGTATTATTATCGTATACAGTGTATTTTTTATAACTATAACCTGTATATACTCCAGGCCAACCATCAGCTGTTACAGGATAAGGAACGGAGTTGTAAAGTACTCCTTTTCTGAAAATCGTCTGATCAAGTCTTGGATCTCTATTATTGTTAGGATCTTTGGGATCAGCAATTGGATTGGTAGTTGTGTATTTACTCCCATCTTTCATTTCGTATTCATCTATCAGATCTTGTGTAGGTTCTATTGAACTCCATCCTGGCGAATTTGTTGGAGCATATATACCTAAATAAATGTCCCAGCTCGTTGGAAATCTTGGTTGCAAAAATTGGATGTCAAAGATTACTTCGCTGTTATTCTCATTTGCTTCTAAAAATAGGCTACGATAATTCGGAAATAAAGTGTAACCCATTTTCATAACTTGAGATGCTGATTGAGCCGATTTTCCCCACTTTTCTTGGTAAAGGTAAATACGAGTCAGAAGACCATATGCGGAACCTTTTGTGACACGACCTTTTTCACTAGCTTCATTTGGAAGCATCTCTGTTGCTGCCGTTAAATCTTTTTCAATCTGTGCATACACTTCTTCTTTTGTGCTTTTTTTTGCATTCATCTGCTCAAGATTAGGGTTGTCCAAAATCATAACAACTCCCCCCCAATAATTAACAAGAATGGAGTAATAATAAGCTCTTAAAAAATATGCTTCTCCTTTCATCGTAGCTTTTCGACCTTCGTCCATTTGAACTTTATCGATATTTGCTAGAAAGTTGTTTGTTGCCGAGATACCTCCGTAAGCACCATTATACATATTTCCCATCCCTCCTAGATCATTGGGTGTCTGTGCACTCAGAGAGATATTTTTCCATCCTTCCCATGGATAATTGCTATATGCGTTAGGAGTTAGTACATCTAGATAGGGCAATACTTCTGTCGTGACATCCCAAAGTGCAGAATAACAACCAATGTTTGCAGCTTTAGCATCTTCTTCTGTTTTCCAAAAGACTTCTGGTGAAATGGAATCCTGCGGGAGTTTGTTTAGGAAATCTTTTTGGCACGACGTTGTTAGAATAGCTAAAGCAGCTATACTCATTGAGATATATTTTTTAGTGTTCATGATAAGCTTTTTTTAGATTAAAATTTTAGATTTATACCTCCTGTAATCATCCTAACATTTGGATATTGTGCAGGAGACATATTTGCTAAGTCTCGTTCGGGATCAAGCCCTTCAAACTTGGTGAACGTGAAAACATTCTGTGCATCAATATACACTCTAATCCCGCCCATTTTGAGTTTAGAAAGTAGACTGCTAGGCAACGAATAACCTAATTGTATATTCTTAACTCTTAAAAACGAGGCGTCTTGAAGCCAAAAGCTGTTATCTGCATAATTTTGACTGTTGGATGCACTATATTGTACTAATCTTGGTAGTTTTGCATTGGGATTTTCTGGTGTCCATGTATTGCCAGCTTCCCATCTTTTTGATACTCCTGCACCATTTAGGAAAGGAAAATATAATTCACTACCAACATATGATTCAACATCTGCAACACCTTGTAAATTAATGCGCAGATCTACTCCTTTATAACTCACGTTAATATTAGCCCCATACGTCCAGGTTGGTATTGGTTTGCCGACAACTTGTCGGTCATGAGCATCGATGATACCATCAGGTTTTCCCTCAGGACCACTGAAATCTTCAAATTTAATATCACCAGGTTTAGTAGGGACAGCATTTTGCTTCGGGCTGGAATCTACTTCTTCCTGCGATTGGAATATACCTAAAGACTTCCACATATAGAATGCATTAATAGCTTCTCCTTGTAATAATGCGTTTCGTCCGATTTGTGGATCAGGTATGTAGTCTATCTTATTTTTTACATGGGTCAGATTAAAGCCAGCATTAATATCCACTTCTCCAATTTTATGAGTATAGTTAGAAGATAATTCCCATCCCTTGTTGCTTACAGTTGCTAAATTTCTGAAAGGGGCATTTCGTATTCCTATGAAATTTGGAAGTTGGATCTGACGTAAAATACCCTCGCGTTTATCCTCAAAGTAGTCAAATGTCACATTCAATTTTCTTTTTAATAAAGTGGCATCAAATCCAATATTTGTTTTTGTACCAACCTCCCATTTAATATTTTCATCAACGATGGACATCTGTGCAATTCCTGTTGCGATATTGTCACTTAAGGGATAAAATCTAGCAAAAGCAAGTGTTGGAATATACGCATACAAATCTCGTTGGTCATTGAACCCCATACGATCATTGCCAGATTTACCCCATGAGGCGCGAATCTTTAATTCGTCAATCAATGTCTGATTTTTCATGAAATCTTCTTGTGTAATTCTCCATCCGGCAGATATAGATGGAAAGAATCCCCATCTGTTTTCTGGAGAGAATCGTGAAGAACCATCGTATCGTGCAATACCTTCAAGTAAGTATTTCTCTTTATATGCATAATTAAAGCGCCCTATATAGGAGCGAAGTGCCCAACCATATGTCGTTCCATTTGTTAGTGGTGTAGTAAGCCCGGCATTTATTTCAGTTAATGTATTGTTGACGAATCCCATTATCGATCCCGATAAAGTCCGGTATTCTTCTTCCTCTTGACTGTATATTCCCGCTATCGTAAAATCATGATTTTCTGCAATGATTTTGTTGTAAGTCAAACTACTAAAAAGTGTTTTATATAGAGTCTTATCCCAGTTATTGCTCGCATTAGGGCCTGAGGCATTCATTGTTGAAGTGACAGTTAATGTTTTTGGGTTATAGACAAGAGTTTTGGGAACAAAAGTCTGATTATCATTTGTTGAATAATTTACCCCTCCTGTAATATTAAACTTTAATCCATCAAGTATTTTATAATTTAAAAATACATTGGTATTAAAGTTTCCATATGCACTGTGGTTCTTTCCTTCATTAACCATAGCGAGTGGATTTCGGAATTGAGCATTGACTGAATTAACCCATGTAGAAGCATATTCACCATTTGAGGTGTAGGTTCCATAGTAAGGAAGTGTACGATAGAGTTCCGTAAATAAATTACCTGAACCATTAAAGGATTCTTTTCTGTTTTGGTAACGAATACCAGATCGTAAACCTACATCTAATTTATCATTGACTTTAGTATCTACGTTGGCTCTGAGATTGTAGAGTTTTGCATTTCCATTTTGCACAATTCCATCCTGATTGGTATAACCCAGTGATAAGTTAAATTGGGTATTTCCTTCCCCGCCAGATATACCTAATTGATTGGTCTGAATGCTAGCATTACGCATGATCAGATCTAACCAATCTGTGTTGGGATAAATATTGGGGTCTTTACCATTTTGGTATTCGTTAATCGTTTCTTTACTAAAAAATGTTGGACTTCCTTGATTTATAAGTGCCTGATTATATAAGTTCATATAATCTACCGAATTTGTAATCATCTCAGGAAGTTTAGTTGCAGTCTGTTTTCCAAAAGATGTAGTGAAATCGATTTTAACTCTGCCTTTAGCACCTTTCTTCGTTTGTACAAGTATAACTCCATTAGCAGCTCGAGAACCATAAATAGCAGCAGAAGCATCCTTAAGAACTGAAATAGACTCAATATCATTTGCATTTACTGCTCCCAGTGATCCTACTATACCATCAATGATAACCAGTGCATCACTTGTTCCTATAGTACCGATTCCTCTTACTCGGATGCTAGCGCCATCACGACCCGGTTGTCCAGACTGTTGGTTTACCCATACACCTGGTACCTGTCCAGAAAGTGCTTGGGTTGCATTTGTAATGGGTCTGTTGGATATTGCATCAGATTTCATTACACTGACGGCACCAGTTAATGTAGCTTTCTTTTGTGTACCGAATCCAACTACTACAGTTTCCTCCAGCATATTAACCTCCGTGTCGAGTGTAATAGTAAGGTTAGCAGGGTTTGTACCGATAGGAACTTCTTTTGAAATATAACCGACATATGTGATAACCAATGTTTGATTGGTTGTAGCATTCAGGTTGAAATTACCTTCTGAATCGGTTTTAGTTCCAATTGACGTTCCTTTTACTTTTATGGTTACTCCAACTAAAGGTTTGCCTGATTCATCAGTAACTTTTCCTTTTATTTGTTGGTTTTGAGAGGTTTGCTGTGCATTTATTAGCGCATAATGTAATGAGCTTGCTTTTGCTATCGGGACAGTCCCAAACAAAAGCACAAATGCAGTCATGCTTCCCGTAATGTTAACGTTTAGCTTTCTTTTCATAGGTTTAATTTTAGTTTATTGTTTTGAGGATATTGTTTACAATCGTTTGTTTAAATAAGCAATGATATTATATGAAAATTACCTACGTAATATCATCCACATTTCTGTTTAGTGTCAAAATTTATTGATCGTGATAGTCGTGATTTATATTGAACTGTAAAACTAGTATGAGAAAAAAAGAATAACCAAAACTTTTCTGACATGTATTAAAACTATTTTAACTTAATTATGGGATATGGTAAAACTTGCCAATCGCATAAGGGTAATATAGTGTCATTATAGGGTAAATAACTTTATGTAAAGTAGGCTGTTTTACTAGGTCATATATTTTTATGAAGTTCCTTTGATAATAATTGGAGTTTTTGTCTAATTAATCTTTTCGATTTAAGATATTAAGTGATAATATTGGATCAAAGCTTGGTAAAATAGGCTTTGCAATATGAAATTGGTCATAGGTATCTTTACATAACAATTATTTACTTCATTTAAGATTATGAAAAAGCCGAGAAAATTTGGACTGTATACGACTGCTTTATT
This region includes:
- a CDS encoding SusC/RagA family TonB-linked outer membrane protein, with product MKRKLNVNITGSMTAFVLLFGTVPIAKASSLHYALINAQQTSQNQQIKGKVTDESGKPLVGVTIKVKGTSIGTKTDSEGNFNLNATTNQTLVITYVGYISKEVPIGTNPANLTITLDTEVNMLEETVVVGFGTQKKATLTGAVSVMKSDAISNRPITNATQALSGQVPGVWVNQQSGQPGRDGASIRVRGIGTIGTSDALVIIDGIVGSLGAVNANDIESISVLKDASAAIYGSRAANGVILVQTKKGAKGRVKIDFTTSFGKQTATKLPEMITNSVDYMNLYNQALINQGSPTFFSKETINEYQNGKDPNIYPNTDWLDLIMRNASIQTNQLGISGGEGNTQFNLSLGYTNQDGIVQNGNAKLYNLRANVDTKVNDKLDVGLRSGIRYQNRKESFNGSGNLFTELYRTLPYYGTYTSNGEYASTWVNSVNAQFRNPLAMVNEGKNHSAYGNFNTNVFLNYKILDGLKFNITGGVNYSTNDNQTFVPKTLVYNPKTLTVTSTMNASGPNASNNWDKTLYKTLFSSLTYNKIIAENHDFTIAGIYSQEEEEYRTLSGSIMGFVNNTLTEINAGLTTPLTNGTTYGWALRSYIGRFNYAYKEKYLLEGIARYDGSSRFSPENRWGFFPSISAGWRITQEDFMKNQTLIDELKIRASWGKSGNDRMGFNDQRDLYAYIPTLAFARFYPLSDNIATGIAQMSIVDENIKWEVGTKTNIGFDATLLKRKLNVTFDYFEDKREGILRQIQLPNFIGIRNAPFRNLATVSNKGWELSSNYTHKIGEVDINAGFNLTHVKNKIDYIPDPQIGRNALLQGEAINAFYMWKSLGIFQSQEEVDSSPKQNAVPTKPGDIKFEDFSGPEGKPDGIIDAHDRQVVGKPIPTWTYGANINVSYKGVDLRINLQGVADVESYVGSELYFPFLNGAGVSKRWEAGNTWTPENPNAKLPRLVQYSASNSQNYADNSFWLQDASFLRVKNIQLGYSLPSSLLSKLKMGGIRVYIDAQNVFTFTKFEGLDPERDLANMSPAQYPNVRMITGGINLKF
- a CDS encoding RagB/SusD family nutrient uptake outer membrane protein, giving the protein MNTKKYISMSIAALAILTTSCQKDFLNKLPQDSISPEVFWKTEEDAKAANIGCYSALWDVTTEVLPYLDVLTPNAYSNYPWEGWKNISLSAQTPNDLGGMGNMYNGAYGGISATNNFLANIDKVQMDEGRKATMKGEAYFLRAYYYSILVNYWGGVVMILDNPNLEQMNAKKSTKEEVYAQIEKDLTAATEMLPNEASEKGRVTKGSAYGLLTRIYLYQEKWGKSAQSASQVMKMGYTLFPNYRSLFLEANENNSEVIFDIQFLQPRFPTSWDIYLGIYAPTNSPGWSSIEPTQDLIDEYEMKDGSKYTTTNPIADPKDPNNNRDPRLDQTIFRKGVLYNSVPYPVTADGWPGVYTGYSYKKYTVYDNNTNLSNAIGGTGLSQINGIVIRYADVLLMYAEALNEISGPTNDVYTAINQVRARPTVNMPAIPSGLSKEQMRERIRHERRIEFAGEGLYYSDIRRWKIAEEILNKSIVLNGGQTKGSIEKRIFRKEKDYLMPFPQKDIDNAPNMKDQQNPGY